TATTTCCAAGAAGACAATTCATTCACCTATGTTACAGATTCACATTGTTTATGTATGTTTACAGTAACACAAAACTCCCTAATCCGTGTTCATTATATAACACTATGAAGAAGACAGAGAGTACTAGAACAAGAGAAGTTACTTACATCAAGCTTCTGCATTAGCCAATCAAGACCGCCTTGTACAATGCGCACATATTTCCCCAGTACGATGATTGCCATCGGTCCAGGTGACTTAACTTTGTATCAAAACCCTGTTTGTTGTAAGACACAAGTCGCTCAAAACCTTCAAAGAAGATATGTTCTCGCAACTGAAGTCAGCACAGACACAAGTATATAGAAAACCATCCCCCCAGGGCAATTAATGCCACTTGAAAGCATATACCAGGAAGCTAACCGTACATCACAGCTTGATATGACAAAAATAAGTGAACTCGACCAACTGCATATGCCAAATAGTAATTCCACCTCAAAATAGCCGACTCTGTCAAGAATTAGTTAGCAAACCACAGAGTGTTATGTTCTGGAGCACTATTCTTCCCGTTCATCGTGAAACATGTGACGAGATTAACTCCCTGGTTCTCAATCAAGTACTTGATTAAAGTAAGTTCCCCAACAAGAATGTACTTAACAGAACAAGCAAGCAGTAGTTTGACAAATTAATTGAGGAAGGGTAGAGAGAGACCGTAAACTTTAAACAAAATAGCACTGAATCATAAATTTTAGACCGTCACTGGAGACACATGCACAGATGCAAAGGGGTGCCGCCACAAACATATAAGGCGTGAAAAAGACTACTTTTTAAAAGGAAACATGTAATGGATTACTGGAGAAATGGCCAAATGTTTATCTTGACTAGAAGTAGTGATAGGCCAATCTGCCAATTATAAATCTCTGGAAAATAGGGATCAACGCCACAAACCAAGAGACATTTGTCAAATAACACATGGTTGAAAAACGCTACACCATTTTGAAAATATATGCAAGAGAAAAGCTTTCTCAAAACCAAAGATTATAAAGCTATTGAGCAAAGCGCACGTGTAACCCCCATGGGCATGACAACATAAAGAGGCAATTAAACACGACAGGTGCATCAGGCAGATTCAAACACATGCGAAGAAAAACTAGTTACGAAGGCTGTTATTTTAAACACACTGAAATAAGATTAGCTGGCTGTCTCAAGCCTAGCCCCAGAAGAGAAAAAACATGTGAACAAAATCTACTAGAAAGAATAAGAAAGTTCGAAGGAACTCCTCCGTGGTGGAGAGAGTAGTTATAGGGACGTCTACAATAGGAGCTGCAACATACATGGACTGTTCTCATTCAAACAACAAGATACACACTAAGCAATAGGTCTCTAGTATGTGAACTAACAAAGAAGTAAACTCAGGCTTACACTGGAAATTCTTGCAAATACACTCTTAACAGTCAGCAAAGATTAATTATGAAAGACCAACTACAGAGCTTAGAAAATGAATCATAAAAACACTATTTGACTATGAAGTTGAAACTCATTTAACCATTAAAAGCTTTGTGCACATTGTGACTGGCATAATTACAGGACTGAGAAACAGAAGTTCTAACCAATTATAAAAAAAAAAACTAATCTGTGAGAAAATTGATCCCCCAGATACAATTGTCAGGAAAAAATATATAATTTACAGAATCCTGACAAAAGTTGTTTTGATGCCTTTTGAAGTGAAAAAAGTCCTTCACAGAAGAGAAAGTTGTATAACTGTTAACTGTTTGATGACAGCACTAACTTAATTTTAGAATTTAGAAACTCAAACCTAGAGGATTAATCTTGTTAATGAGGCACTAGCAGCTCTTTTTTCCATTGATATTGACAGGAGCAGACCAACGAAATTCTACCTCTAACCTCAAGCTGGCCTCCAGCAATTTGCCGTAGGCATGTCTGGCCGAGATGGTAGCATCTGGGAAGAAGCATGACCTTAAATGGGCAATTAAAATAATAAGGCAAGCATAAGTTTTTTGACAATGTCTTTGAGATTCTGCAATCAGATGCTAACGTTTGCATGACCTTAAATGGGCTGAGATAGTCTTACCTTGAATTGTAGGGACGGCTTGTAAGTTACTGGCAGAAGAAGGCTGATAGCTCATTGGCGCTGAAGGTGGCCGAAAAAAATCTGGTGAAATTGCAAATAAGACAATCAATCACAAGGATAGCCATGACACAAACATACAAGCTGGAAAATCATGATTAACAGATGTATCCCAATGCTCACAAGCAATCATGTAAATTAATAAGATTCAACATCTAAGAGAGTATATAAGGTATCAAGTATCTACATACTGTCTGTGACTCTAGGAAGGCCTGGATGTGAATTTCTTCCAGGTATCCAGGCACCACTCTGGTTTCCTGCACTACGCCCACTTGAAGACATCCGCCATGGCTCCTCATTTCTAAATCGCCGTCCATCATCTCGTTGCGGTGGGAAAGAATAAGGATGAGTGTAGCAACGCTGGGATTGTGACTGAACATGGCTTGGATACGGAAAATGACTGGACGGTGCTGAAGGCAGATTCCTAAGCATAGGTCTTTGGGACAGAGAGGTGTTCGGTTGAAACCGTTGGTTCTGTGCATCGCTGTTCCCAAATTCTAGTTGTCTGGAGGAAGTAAATGCTGAAGGCTCCCTGGAGCTGTACACTCCTGCTGGAGAAAAATTAGATGACTGCTGCACGAAAAAATCAGTTTTTCCAGGCCCCTCAACATGACTTCCACGTGAAGAACTTCCAGGCCCTTGGACAATTTGATCACTCTGCATATGGTGCCCAGGAGTTTTAACATAAATGATAAAAGAGGAAAATGTACATTATGAATTTGTGTAACATCAAACAGAATAAATCAACGAACTTACAGTGAAAATGGTACATTGGTCTTGCTGCATAGATCCTGAGTATGTTTGATGCGATAATGGATATGCTGGAGGAAAGCCTAGTTGAAGGTGTAACTGTTGATGGCTAGCAATGGACTGTTGAATTGTTAACGATGGTGGTAAAGCTATAGATTGTGCAGGCAGTGGAGGTGGAGGTGGCGGTGAAGGTGGAGGTGGCGGTGAAGGTGGAGGTGGAGGTGGCGGTGAAGGTGGAGGTGAAAGGGGCGGTGGCGGTGGGGGTGGCGGCTGAGATGGAGATGGAGGAGGAGGTGGGAATTGTGTTGTAGGAGGTGGTGGTGGCAGCAATGGGGGCGGAGATGAAGGCGGAGGAGGTGGGGATGGAGGTGGTGGAGAAGGAGGTAGAGGAGGGGGAGATGGAGGTGATTCGTGAGGCGGGGGAGGAGAATCCTCTGGAAGAGGAGGCGCCCCAGTTGGATTTTCTGCAAGTGGTTCCCTAGCATCCAGTGACTGAACCTTTGTCTCATTCTCACAGAAAGCGGAAGGTGCTACATCTTTCGGCTGACCAGATACATCTTCCATTTTAAGTTCACGATCTACATTCTCCAAAACTCTATGGGGTCTATCACTAATAGTATCACGTGCTTCCAAGTCTTCTAAAGCATTGAAAGGTTCACCAGATGATGTGTTTTTCGCATCTTGTGGTATTGGAAGATTTGGAAGATCGTCATCTTCTTCATCATCTTCAAAGGTACGAGAAGAGAAAAACCCTGGCAGCTGAATAGTTGCATTGCTGCAGACAAAAAAAATGGCAAATAAGTTTATTAACACTCGAAAGACTGATACCAAACTCATTAACAAATAAACTGACTTTGCCTTTTCTTTTGTAATCAGCATATATAAAGTCCATAGAGTAAACTACTAAGCAAGACAAGCGTTTAGCATACCTGCCATACTCATCAACAAGCATCCCTTCCATTTCTCTGATAGGATCATCTACAGCACGCTCAGATCTGGAAGGACGTTGCATGGACAACCCAGCAGCTGCATCATCACTAGAATTTCCAATATCATCAATATAGCGCCGCAGAACAGATTCAGGGAAAATTTCCCTATCAAGCCACAACCTCAAAACCTACAAAAAGGCGAGGACGTCAATGACTCCAGCCAACGAAAATGGCAAAGATAACCTCAAAACGAGCAAATAGTAAAAGTACCTTGAGACATTTACGACGGTTATCACGAGCATCGGTCCTTGAAGGGGCAGCAGCACCTAAAAGACGTGGCAAAGCAGCTTGCACTGTCGGAACGTATGAAGCACCAGCAATACCTACAAAATAATTCGCAAGCATCATTAATTATCTATAGGAAAAAATATATTCTGATAGCAAACTATACTAGTGTACTCCTTGAAATGCAGTCAAAAACAATAAACAACAAAATCCAAATACTATTAGCAATTCAGGGAAATGAAAAATTGAGAACAGTTAGTAATTACCTTTTTGGTTGTGCGAACACTGGGTGATAGAGTCAACAAGAAAGAACAGATCCACTTTACGATGTAAGTGAGGCTCATTTTCCAACTTTCGTATGAGAAGTTCCACTACCTAGGTATAAACACAAACAAATTTCTCAGCTAAAGCCGTTTACGTAGCAAGCTAAACATCCAATAAGTTAAGCTTAGAAAACGCAACTTAAAAGTGACTTTCACTGTGCAGCCTAACACTAATTTTGTTGACAGCCTTAAGACAGAACAAAAATAAAAACAACCGACCATCATACCTCGCTAGCAATCCCGTACTTGGCACAATCAATTGCTAGGCGCGTAGCACGTCCAATACTTTCTTTAGTTCTTGATAAGGTCTCTATCATGCCCTCAAAAGCATCCCGAGAAACAGCAGCATCAGTGCCACCACTAAGTGAACCTCCAACTGACTCATGCCCTGAACTAAGTCTTCTCTCTTCATTATCATCAGTCTCATTTTGATTTCTTGATGAGGACTGATGCTCATGATTTGACGGAAAAGAGTCTTGTTGATGTCCTTGAACAGCGACAGGCATTATGGCCGCAGAAGCTGAAGCATTCTGAACCATAAGTGGGCTATGACTCCTCATCTGTGTATCACTGATGTTTAATAAACTAGAATTCAAATTCCCAAAAACTGAATTTTGTGAATGTGCTACTTTTCTTTTGGCCTGTGCAGCTGCAATTAGATCCTTCATAGATGCAGCCGAATCTGGGGTCCTCGCTCTGGTGAATGGAGCACTCCCATTTTCTCGATTGTAACCAACCCTGCATTATAAGAAATAACTATAAGCGACAGAACAACAAAACCACAAAAAGATGACGGATAGAACGTGACATACATAACAGCAGACAAGTCCCCAGAAGTGTCTTTTGAAACAACAGCATCACTCAGACGTAACGCAGCTTTTGAAACCACCGTTGGCTTATCTCCAACTGAAGCTGGTCTGTGTCTCTGATTTGCTGGCTGAGATTGGGAAGGGCTTACTTTATCAGATCCCACAACTGATTCCTTACCAGACTCACTATGAGGCTTCTTTGCATCCGAAACTTTTACAGGTGGTTTGGCAGTTTTATGCTGTCCTGCAACCTGCTTGTTAGGTGACACCAGCTGAGGAGACTTCATAGGAGATTGCAAAATTTGCTTGACATCCTTTGCCGGCAACTCACTGATGACTTTTACCACGGGTAAACTGTTTGTAGAATTCTCCACATTATCTGATAATACACGTGAAGTATCCTCACAATGTTTACGCAGGGGTACTTTCTTTACTCCCCTACTCTCTGTAGATCTAGCAGATATTTTGGCTTTAGTAGAAGTATCACGACACACGTTAGCACTTTTAGGACCATCAGTCAATACTGGCGTTGCTTTGGGAACAACGGATTGACTTCCATGTAATGGGGTTTTTGGATCTTCATCATCATCTTCGTCATATACACAAACAGCCCTCCTTTTTTTCAGCGACTGTGAAGCTGGAACCTTGGCATTACTAACAGAAGAGGAACGGTCCTTCTGTTCCAGATGACCTTTCCCGGATTTATCACTTACAGACGAACGGTCTCTCTGTTCCAGCTGAGCTTTCCCGGATTTAACACGGGACCCAGAAAGAGGAGGCGAGGTATCATGCTCCACTGTTTGTCTCCGGCGCTTAGTTACAACTATTTTATCATATTGTAAGTCACCTCCACGAGCACTTAGTCCTACAACAAGTTCACGCTTAATATGTGATAGAGTACCAGTAGAATCAGTTACACATTTTTCCTTGTCATTTTTACCTTCACATCGCGGCTTTTTAGCCGCACGTGAGCTTTCATCTACTCTTGATGCAGGCTTCCCTGATTCACTTTCAAGCCTCCTTTTCTTGCCGGAAACCCCATCCTTAACGCCAATTGAATTTTCTTGCTTAACACCAGACACTTTGGAGCTCGATTTCTCTGTCAACAGATCTTTTGACTTTTTGGAATCGGGTTTACCACTAGTATCTCGACCATCAGAGCCACCTGCTTCCTTCTTTATTCTCTTACCGTTGGGCAGACCCTTTTCACCATTACCAAATTCTTTAGTGCAACCATCACCGTCAGTTCCTTTATCAAAATCTCCTTCCTGCTCTAGCGACTCGCTACCCGAGGATGTGGCTGTGGATTCCCGAAATGGAGACGAACCCTGCTTCTCTGTTTCTACTTTGGGGAAGTAAGGTCCCACCTCGGAATCTAAGTTATCAGTTCCATCAGAATCAGTGACGATGTGATCTGTTCCATCAACTGCCTCATCCTTTACCAAACCAGGCTCCGCAGCATCCATCGGATCCTCACTGCCCAAAACACTCGACTTGTGATTTTGCAACTCTTCAAATTCTGTGCATATTTCCGTCACAGCCTGTGCAAAGTACTTGACCGTTTTACCTTGACATCTTGCCAACAGTTTGCTCTTTGACTCACTAGTGAAGGGTTGAATATCAGGCGGTGCAACAAAAGCTCTGCATTAAAGGAACATAACTTGCTCAATGAACAAGGCAAATAACAAAATCAACTCCAAACACATTGGTATAACCGAGACCTACTGCCTAATTAGCAACATGAAGTTGATATAACTATCTAGATGAGAAGGTATAACAAGAGAGTTGCGTTGCTTACATTTCCTGCGTACCAAAGAACTGAACAAAGTACTTCTTAGGATCTGGAGCACGATCCCACTCTTCAGGCCTGCTAACCTGAAACTCAAAAACCAAAGAGAGACTAAACGAATTCAAAATTACTTTCACGCTCACTATTCATCAAAGATGAAACCTTTATCAACACATGTTCTTCATAAATACAATTGTAGAATCTGGCAACATAATTAAACAGTAGAATCTGTAGACTGTAACTAACTGAAATTAAAATAAAAGAAAGAGAACAACACTAGAGCTAATCCAAACCAATAATCAAATTAAACCGGAACTAAACCGGAACGAATTAAATTAAAAAAAAAATTGGCGAAGGAAGAAAGAAAGAGGTAAACCGAACCTTAGCAGGCCAAGCGGGGAAGCCTTTGACTCTGGCGAGGACGAGATCACCGAGAATCAACTTCCCGTTGTCCTTGGCCTTGCTCGCTACTCTTTTACGCCCCGGAGCCATAGGCGATTGGTTCCTCTATTAAACCCTAATTTTTGAACGGAATTGAGCAATTCAATCCGGGAACAATTACACCGGAGCGTCGCTGGTTGAGCCGTCAAATGGATACAGATACGGATCACGTACAGCGACGGAGCGACGGAGAGAGAGAGACGATGAGGCTTTAGGGTTGAGAGGTGAATTGAATTTCTTCTACACAATGATGTTTTTTTTTTTTTTTCTGAGAAGTTGGTTTACTCTTCTTTGTCAGCTCTTTTTTATTTTCCTTCCTTTTTGTTTTTTTTTTCATATAATAAGTAGAGATCCAATTCAACATAATTCTCTCTTATTTATTTACCTTTTTTTTTTGTTTAATTTAAGAGAAAAAGACAAAAATAGCACTAAATCAAGTTTTTGTTCCCAAACTAGCATTCAAAGTCAAAAGTCACAAAAATAGCACTTAATGTTTTATCAAAAGTCACAAACTTAGGGTTTATAGTTAAAGGGTGGGGTTTAGGGTTTAGGGTTTAGAGTTTAGGGCTTAGAATTTAGGGTTTAGGGTTTAGGTTTAGAATTTAGGGTTTAGAGTTTAGGGTTTAGGGTTTAGGGTTTNNNNNNNNNNNNNNNNNNNNNNNNNNNNNNNNNNNNNNNNNNNNNNNNNNNNNNNNNNNNNNNNNNNNNNNNNNNNNNNNNNNNNNNNNNNNNNNNATTGAGAAATGTTGAGAAATGAGGTTTTGGGGATAAGATATAAACTTAGAAAGGTGCTATTTTGGTCATTTTAGTTTTTGAGTGCTATTTTTGTGATATAAACTTAGAAAATTGCTATTTTGGACATTTGCCCTTAATTTAATGTTTAATTTAATATACTCCCTGCCGAGATGGTCATGGCCCAGTGACCATGTCTTGTGACAAAGTTCACTTTGGCATCAAGGGTTCAATCCCTCCTTTCCTCCGAAGGAAGGAGCCTCCCCTTCATGGGGTTAATGGGCTAACGGGCCGGCCCGTTGTGGCCCGAAATTGACAAAAAAAAAAAAAATTAATATACTCCCTAAAAACCAAATATATATTAATTCTACGTGTTTCAACAAAAAAAAATAAGCCACTGGTCATAAAAGTGGTATAATTATAAAAATATAATTAAATAACATTTTGAATTTGTAATGTCATATTTGAATATATTTATTTTAATGATAATTTGTGAGTTATTTTTATATTCTAAAAAGTTTACCAAAAATATAAACCAATGTTTTATGTAATGTATGAGTTATTATTATATTTTAAAAAATTTACCAAAAATATAAATCAATATTAAATATAATCGTTTATATCATATTTAGTATAAATCATGTCATTAATTTTAGTAGTATTGTCGTATTTTCTTATAAAGTTGATTGTAAAAAAGTACATGTGTCAAATCAGTTCTAGGAAATATATATAACCGATTTCGTATGGAATGTGATTTATTGATTGCTCAATCAAATATTTGCCACTTTGTTTCTAAAGGGAATGGTTAAAGTAAAAGGTCTGACTTTTGTTGCATATCTTTATACAATACAACGATGGTTTTTTACTAATAGTGTTGTTCGTTTGGTTGCCGCAGCCGCGGCTGCGGCAAAGAAGTATGTTCGTTTGATTGACGCAGTATTTGCATCTGGCCGCTGCGGCTAAACGCTGCGTCTTGCGTCTATGAATTTTGAACGCCAATTTTATCAGCGTCTTGACGTAGAAATCTGCGATCAAAGACGTAATTTACGTATTTTTCCTTACAATATTTCATCATTTACTAAATAACCTAACTCTAATCTCAATTGACGCAGCTTCTCTAGACGCAGATTCCATCTCGACGCAACTTCCATCTCTCGTCTCTTTCTTGTCTCC
This genomic interval from Brassica oleracea var. oleracea cultivar TO1000 chromosome C2, BOL, whole genome shotgun sequence contains the following:
- the LOC106324634 gene encoding ENHANCER OF AG-4 protein 2-like isoform X1: MAPGRKRVASKAKDNGKLILGDLVLARVKGFPAWPAKVSRPEEWDRAPDPKKYFVQFFGTQEIAFVAPPDIQPFTSESKSKLLARCQGKTVKYFAQAVTEICTEFEELQNHKSSVLGSEDPMDAAEPGLVKDEAVDGTDHIVTDSDGTDNLDSEVGPYFPKVETEKQGSSPFRESTATSSGSESLEQEGDFDKGTDGDGCTKEFGNGEKGLPNGKRIKKEAGGSDGRDTSGKPDSKKSKDLLTEKSSSKVSGVKQENSIGVKDGVSGKKRRLESESGKPASRVDESSRAAKKPRCEGKNDKEKCVTDSTGTLSHIKRELVVGLSARGGDLQYDKIVVTKRRRQTVEHDTSPPLSGSRVKSGKAQLEQRDRSSVSDKSGKGHLEQKDRSSSVSNAKVPASQSLKKRRAVCVYDEDDDEDPKTPLHGSQSVVPKATPVLTDGPKSANVCRDTSTKAKISARSTESRGVKKVPLRKHCEDTSRVLSDNVENSTNSLPVVKVISELPAKDVKQILQSPMKSPQLVSPNKQVAGQHKTAKPPVKVSDAKKPHSESGKESVVGSDKVSPSQSQPANQRHRPASVGDKPTVVSKAALRLSDAVVSKDTSGDLSAVMVGYNRENGSAPFTRARTPDSAASMKDLIAAAQAKRKVAHSQNSVFGNLNSSLLNISDTQMRSHSPLMVQNASASAAIMPVAVQGHQQDSFPSNHEHQSSSRNQNETDDNEERRLSSGHESVGGSLSGGTDAAVSRDAFEGMIETLSRTKESIGRATRLAIDCAKYGIASEVVELLIRKLENEPHLHRKVDLFFLVDSITQCSHNQKGIAGASYVPTVQAALPRLLGAAAPSRTDARDNRRKCLKVLRLWLDREIFPESVLRRYIDDIGNSSDDAAAGLSMQRPSRSERAVDDPIREMEGMLVDEYGSNATIQLPGFFSSRTFEDDEEDDDLPNLPIPQDAKNTSSGEPFNALEDLEARDTISDRPHRVLENVDRELKMEDVSGQPKDVAPSAFCENETKVQSLDAREPLAENPTGAPPLPEDSPPPPHESPPSPPPLPPSPPPPSPPPPPSSPPPLLPPPPPTTQFPPPPPSPSQPPPPPPPPLSPPPSPPPPPPPSPPPPPSPPPPPPLPAQSIALPPSLTIQQSIASHQQLHLQLGFPPAYPLSHQTYSGSMQQDQCTIFTSDQIVQGPGSSSRGSHVEGPGKTDFFVQQSSNFSPAGVYSSREPSAFTSSRQLEFGNSDAQNQRFQPNTSLSQRPMLRNLPSAPSSHFPYPSHVQSQSQRCYTHPYSFPPQRDDGRRFRNEEPWRMSSSGRSAGNQSGAWIPGRNSHPGLPRVTDNFFRPPSAPMSYQPSSASNLQAVPTIQGHASSQMLPSRPDMPTANCWRPA
- the LOC106324634 gene encoding ENHANCER OF AG-4 protein 2-like isoform X2 produces the protein MAPGRKRVASKAKDNGKLILGDLVLARVKGFPAWPAKVSRPEEWDRAPDPKKYFVQFFGTQEIAFVAPPDIQPFTSESKSKLLARCQGKTVKYFAQAVTEICTEFEELQNHKSSVLGSEDPMDAAEPGLVKDEAVDGTDHIVTDSDGTDNLDSEVGPYFPKVETEKQGSSPFRESTATSSGSESLEQEGDFDKGTDGDGCTKEFGNGEKGLPNGKRIKKEAGGSDGRDTSGKPDSKKSKDLLTEKSSSKVSGVKQENSIGVKDGVSGKKRRLESESGKPASRVDESSRAAKKPRCEGLSARGGDLQYDKIVVTKRRRQTVEHDTSPPLSGSRVKSGKAQLEQRDRSSVSDKSGKGHLEQKDRSSSVSNAKVPASQSLKKRRAVCVYDEDDDEDPKTPLHGSQSVVPKATPVLTDGPKSANVCRDTSTKAKISARSTESRGVKKVPLRKHCEDTSRVLSDNVENSTNSLPVVKVISELPAKDVKQILQSPMKSPQLVSPNKQVAGQHKTAKPPVKVSDAKKPHSESGKESVVGSDKVSPSQSQPANQRHRPASVGDKPTVVSKAALRLSDAVVSKDTSGDLSAVMVGYNRENGSAPFTRARTPDSAASMKDLIAAAQAKRKVAHSQNSVFGNLNSSLLNISDTQMRSHSPLMVQNASASAAIMPVAVQGHQQDSFPSNHEHQSSSRNQNETDDNEERRLSSGHESVGGSLSGGTDAAVSRDAFEGMIETLSRTKESIGRATRLAIDCAKYGIASEVVELLIRKLENEPHLHRKVDLFFLVDSITQCSHNQKGIAGASYVPTVQAALPRLLGAAAPSRTDARDNRRKCLKVLRLWLDREIFPESVLRRYIDDIGNSSDDAAAGLSMQRPSRSERAVDDPIREMEGMLVDEYGSNATIQLPGFFSSRTFEDDEEDDDLPNLPIPQDAKNTSSGEPFNALEDLEARDTISDRPHRVLENVDRELKMEDVSGQPKDVAPSAFCENETKVQSLDAREPLAENPTGAPPLPEDSPPPPHESPPSPPPLPPSPPPPSPPPPPSSPPPLLPPPPPTTQFPPPPPSPSQPPPPPPPPLSPPPSPPPPPPPSPPPPPSPPPPPPLPAQSIALPPSLTIQQSIASHQQLHLQLGFPPAYPLSHQTYSGSMQQDQCTIFTSDQIVQGPGSSSRGSHVEGPGKTDFFVQQSSNFSPAGVYSSREPSAFTSSRQLEFGNSDAQNQRFQPNTSLSQRPMLRNLPSAPSSHFPYPSHVQSQSQRCYTHPYSFPPQRDDGRRFRNEEPWRMSSSGRSAGNQSGAWIPGRNSHPGLPRVTDNFFRPPSAPMSYQPSSASNLQAVPTIQGHASSQMLPSRPDMPTANCWRPA
- the LOC106324634 gene encoding ENHANCER OF AG-4 protein 2-like isoform X4; the encoded protein is MSSEDPMDAAEPGLVKDEAVDGTDHIVTDSDGTDNLDSEVGPYFPKVETEKQGSSPFRESTATSSGSESLEQEGDFDKGTDGDGCTKEFGNGEKGLPNGKRIKKEAGGSDGRDTSGKPDSKKSKDLLTEKSSSKVSGVKQENSIGVKDGVSGKKRRLESESGKPASRVDESSRAAKKPRCEGKNDKEKCVTDSTGTLSHIKRELVVGLSARGGDLQYDKIVVTKRRRQTVEHDTSPPLSGSRVKSGKAQLEQRDRSSVSDKSGKGHLEQKDRSSSVSNAKVPASQSLKKRRAVCVYDEDDDEDPKTPLHGSQSVVPKATPVLTDGPKSANVCRDTSTKAKISARSTESRGVKKVPLRKHCEDTSRVLSDNVENSTNSLPVVKVISELPAKDVKQILQSPMKSPQLVSPNKQVAGQHKTAKPPVKVSDAKKPHSESGKESVVGSDKVSPSQSQPANQRHRPASVGDKPTVVSKAALRLSDAVVSKDTSGDLSAVMVGYNRENGSAPFTRARTPDSAASMKDLIAAAQAKRKVAHSQNSVFGNLNSSLLNISDTQMRSHSPLMVQNASASAAIMPVAVQGHQQDSFPSNHEHQSSSRNQNETDDNEERRLSSGHESVGGSLSGGTDAAVSRDAFEGMIETLSRTKESIGRATRLAIDCAKYGIASEVVELLIRKLENEPHLHRKVDLFFLVDSITQCSHNQKGIAGASYVPTVQAALPRLLGAAAPSRTDARDNRRKCLKVLRLWLDREIFPESVLRRYIDDIGNSSDDAAAGLSMQRPSRSERAVDDPIREMEGMLVDEYGSNATIQLPGFFSSRTFEDDEEDDDLPNLPIPQDAKNTSSGEPFNALEDLEARDTISDRPHRVLENVDRELKMEDVSGQPKDVAPSAFCENETKVQSLDAREPLAENPTGAPPLPEDSPPPPHESPPSPPPLPPSPPPPSPPPPPSSPPPLLPPPPPTTQFPPPPPSPSQPPPPPPPPLSPPPSPPPPPPPSPPPPPSPPPPPPLPAQSIALPPSLTIQQSIASHQQLHLQLGFPPAYPLSHQTYSGSMQQDQCTIFTSDQIVQGPGSSSRGSHVEGPGKTDFFVQQSSNFSPAGVYSSREPSAFTSSRQLEFGNSDAQNQRFQPNTSLSQRPMLRNLPSAPSSHFPYPSHVQSQSQRCYTHPYSFPPQRDDGRRFRNEEPWRMSSSGRSAGNQSGAWIPGRNSHPGLPRVTDNFFRPPSAPMSYQPSSASNLQAVPTIQGHASSQMLPSRPDMPTANCWRPA
- the LOC106324634 gene encoding ENHANCER OF AG-4 protein 2-like isoform X3; its protein translation is MAPGRKRVASKAKDNGKLILGDLVLARVKGFPAWPAKVSRPEEWDRAPDPKKYFVQFFGTQEIAFVAPPDIQPFTSESKSKLLARCQGKTVKYFAQAVTEICTEFEELQNHKSSVLGSEDPMDAAEPGLVKDEAVDGTDHIVTDSDGTDNLDSEVGPYFPKVETEKQGSSPFRESTATSSGSESLEQEGDFDKGTDGDGCTKEFGNGEKGLPNGKRIKKEAGGSDGRDTSGKPDSKKSKDLLTEKSSSKVSGVKQENSIGVKDGVSGKKRRLESESGKPASRVDESSRAAKKPRCEGKNDKEKCVTDSTGTLSHIKRELVVGLSARGGDLQYDKIVVTKRRRQTVEHDTSPPLSGSRVKSGKAQLEQRDRSSVSDKSGKGHLEQKDRSSSVSNAKVPASQSLKKRRAVCVYDEDDDEDPKTPLHGSQSVVPKATPVLTDGPKSANVCRDTSTKAKISARSTESRGVKKVPLRKHCEDTSRVLSDNVENSTNSLPVVKVISELPAKDVKQILQSPMKSPQLVSPNKQVAGQHKTAKPPVKVSDAKKPHSESGKESVVGSDKVSPSQSQPANQRHRPASVGDKPTVVSKAALRLSDAVVSKDTSGDLSAVMVGYNRENGSAPFTRARTPDSAASMKDLIAAAQAKRKVAHSQNSVFGNLNSSLLNISDTQMRSHSPLMVQNASASAAIMPVAVQGHQQDSFPSNHEHQSSSRNQNETDDNEERRLSSGHESVGGSLSGGTDAAVSRDAFEGMIETLSRTKESIGRATRLAIDCAKYGIASEVVELLIRKLENEPHLHRKVDLFFLVDSITQCSHNQKGIAGASYVPTVQAALPRLLGAAAPSRTDARDNRRKCLKVLRLWLDREIFPESVLRRYIDDIGNSSDDAAAGLSMQRPSRSERAVDDPIREMEGMLVDEYGSNATIQLPGFFSSRTFEDDEEDDDLPNLPIPQDAKNTSSGEPFNALEDLEARDTISDRPHRVLENVDRELKMEDVSGQPKDVAPSAFCENETKVQSLDAREPLAENPTGAPPLPEDSPPPPHESPPSPPPLPPSPPPPSPPPPPSSPPPLLPPPPPTTQFPPPPPSPSQPPPPPPPPLSPPPSPPPPPPPSPPPPPSPPPPPPLPAQSIALPPSLTIQQSIASHQQLHLQLGFPPAYPLSHQTYSGSMQQDQCTIFTSDQIVQGPGSSSRGSHVEGPGKTDFFVQQSSNFSPAGVYSSREPSAFTSSRQLEFGNSDAQNQRFQPNTSLSQRPMLRNLPSAPSSHFPYPSHVQSQSQRCYTHPYSFPPQRDDGRRFRNEEPWRMSSSGRSAGNQSGAWIPGRNSHPGLPRVTDSIFFSATFSANELSAFFCQ